A stretch of DNA from Acidobacteriota bacterium:
GGCCACAACATCAAGTTCCCGATCAATGAGCCCGCCGAGGGCAAGGGCGGCAAGTCGCAGATCCAGGAATATATCGACTTCTACGGCTCGGCAGGCGCCCAGCACGTAGCATTGCTCTGCAAGGACATTCTGCACACCGTCGCTAAGCTGCAGGCAAACGGCATCGAGTTCCTCCGCGTGCCGGATACCTATTACGACGAGATCCCGGCACGCGTCGGCGAGATCGATGAAAGCGTAGAAGACCTCAAACGCCTCGGCATCCTGGTCGACCGCGACGACGAGGGCTACCTGCTCCAGATCTTCACCAAGCCGGTCGAAGACCGCCCGACCGTTTTCTACGAGATCCTTCAGCGAAAGGGCTGCAAAGGTTTCGGCAAAGGCAACTTCAAGGCGCTCTTCGTCTCGATCGAAGAAGAGCAGCGACGGCGCGGGAATCTTTAATGGAGCTTCGGCGCGCTGATCTTCGAACGCTCCAAGAGCTACTCGCGGTTTTCGCTGCGGCGTTTGAGGACCATGAGTCTTATCAATCTGCGGTCCCGTCGGATGAGTATTTAACAGAACTTCTAGCCCGCCAGGACTTCATTCCGCTGGTGGCTGTGGCGGAAGGGAAGGTTGTCGGCGGGTTGGCGGCTTATGTTTTGCACAAGTTTGAGCAGGAGCGGTCGGAGATCTATATCTACGACCTCGCGGTTCTCGAAGAGTATCGACGGCAACACGTCGCGACCGGGCTGATAAACAAGCTGCGCGAGATCGCCCGCGAGCTTGGTGCGTGGGTCATTTATGTGCAGGCCGACCACGGCGACGACCCGGCGATCAAGCTTTACGAATCGCTCGGCACCCGCGAGGACGTGCTCCACTTCGACATTGAACCGTGAAATCAAGCGAGCCCACATTCCGTGATTTTCAGCCCGCCGATATCGAAAAGGTCGCCGCACTTCTGCGTTCGAACATCCCGAAATATTTCGTCCCGGCCGAGGAGCAGGAGCTTCGGGATTATCTGGCCGAGCACCCCGAGGACTACTGGCTGCTCGATCATGATGGCGAGACGGTCGGGGCCGGCGGCGTCGCACTTAACAGCGATGGCTCGGTCGGCCTTTGTTGGGGAATGGTCCGCAACGACCTGATCGGCACCGGACTCGGTAAACGGTTGACGCTCTTTCGAATGGAAAAGGCCCGCGAGAAATGGGGCGAACGTGATTTCATGATCAGCACCTCGCAGCACACCGAGGGCTTTTACCAAAAGCTCGGCTTTGAGACCATCGAACACATCCCCGACGGCTTCGGCTTGGGCATCGACAAATGTAAAATGATGCTTACAGCAGAGTAGATTTTATGATTCAACACTTTCGTCCTTACAGATTCATCTTGATAGCGTTCTGTCTTGGCGGGGTGTTTTCATCCGTTTACGGTCAAGAGATTCGTGATCAAAAGGAGGCGGAGCGAATCTATCGGGAGTCGTTGGAACAAAGCAAATACAACAAGCTGTACTTCGACGAGGCGGATCGATGTCGGCAACTCAATCGCGAACAGAAGCATCAAGAAGCGATTCTCTCTTGCCGGCGATCGATCGCTTACGCTGAGAAATTACCAGCTGGTCAGGTCTTGGAACGACAGGCCGGATATATTCAGGTAGGGATAGCTTTTCTTAGACAAAAGCGGCCCAAAGAAGCATTAAATTATTTCGAGAAGGGAATAGTGATCGGCAGATCAGTCCTTGGTGAGACTGATGTTGAGACCGGAGAGATCTATTTTCTGATCGGCCAGGCCCACCATATAGATGGAAATACAGCAACGGCAAGCGAATTCTATGATAGGGCTGAGAGGACATTCCGAGCTGCATATGACGAGATGGGTGAGGATGGGGAAGAGTTGCGGGAACAATATCCCCGTATCATCTGGCACATTCTTGAAGCCCATTTGATACTTCTGGAAGAAACCGACGAGGAAGAGAAGATGACTGCCTTAAGAAAGCGACTTCATGAGTTTGAACTAGCATTTCAAAAATACTTGAAAAAGTAGGATTCAAATGGGAATGAATTATCAAACAGGCTTTGGGAATGAGTTTGCGACCGAGGCGGTTGCGGGGGCTTTGCCTTTCGGGCGCAATTCGCCGCAGCGGGCGCCGCTCGGGCTTTATGCCGAACAGCTTTCGGGCACGGCCTTCACCGTTCCGCGGAGCGGCAATAAGCGGACGTGGACGTATCGCATTCGGCCATCGGTGACGCACAAACCGTTCGTGCCGTTCGCTCCCTCAGGCGAGCCGGGCGGAACGCTCTTCCGGTCCACTCCGTTCGATGAGGTGATCACCGCCCCGAACCAGCTCCGCTGGGATCCGTTGCCGATTCCCGATGCTCCGACCGATTTTGTCGAGGGCATAACTAGCATCGCGGGCAACGGCGACCTCTTCACACAAGCGGGGATCGCGGTCCATATTTACCGCTGCAACCGCGGAATGGGCAACCGCTATTTTTACAACGCCGACGGTGAAATGCTTATCGTCCCCGAACTCGGCCGGATCGGCATTTTGACCGAGCTCGGGGCGATGCAGGTCGGCCCCGGCGAGATAGCCGTACTCCCTCGCGGCGTACGGTTCAAGGTCGAGCTCGCCGATGGCCAGGCTCGTGGGTATATTTGCGAGAATTACGGTGCGCAATTTCGCCTGCCGGATCTCGGCCCGATCGGGGCAAATGGCCTTGCCAATCCGCGCGACTTTGAAACACCGGTCGCCTGGTACGAGGAGAAGGACGAGCCCTGCGAGATAGTGCAGAAATTCGGTGGAAATCTCTGGTCGTGCGAGAGCGACCACTCGCCGCTCGACGTCGTCGCCTGGCACGGCAACTATGCTCCGTATAAGTACGACCTTCGCCGCTTCAACACCATCGGCTCGATCTCGTTCGACCATCCGGACCCGTCGATCTTCACGGTCCTAACGAGCCCAAGCGGCGAAGCGGGCGTCGCAAATTGCGACTTCGCGATCTTCCCGGA
This window harbors:
- the aac(3)-I gene encoding AAC(3)-I family aminoglycoside N-acetyltransferase, with product MELRRADLRTLQELLAVFAAAFEDHESYQSAVPSDEYLTELLARQDFIPLVAVAEGKVVGGLAAYVLHKFEQERSEIYIYDLAVLEEYRRQHVATGLINKLREIARELGAWVIYVQADHGDDPAIKLYESLGTREDVLHFDIEP
- a CDS encoding GNAT family N-acetyltransferase, producing MKSSEPTFRDFQPADIEKVAALLRSNIPKYFVPAEEQELRDYLAEHPEDYWLLDHDGETVGAGGVALNSDGSVGLCWGMVRNDLIGTGLGKRLTLFRMEKAREKWGERDFMISTSQHTEGFYQKLGFETIEHIPDGFGLGIDKCKMMLTAE
- a CDS encoding tetratricopeptide repeat protein, which codes for MIQHFRPYRFILIAFCLGGVFSSVYGQEIRDQKEAERIYRESLEQSKYNKLYFDEADRCRQLNREQKHQEAILSCRRSIAYAEKLPAGQVLERQAGYIQVGIAFLRQKRPKEALNYFEKGIVIGRSVLGETDVETGEIYFLIGQAHHIDGNTATASEFYDRAERTFRAAYDEMGEDGEELREQYPRIIWHILEAHLILLEETDEEEKMTALRKRLHEFELAFQKYLKK
- a CDS encoding homogentisate 1,2-dioxygenase, giving the protein MGMNYQTGFGNEFATEAVAGALPFGRNSPQRAPLGLYAEQLSGTAFTVPRSGNKRTWTYRIRPSVTHKPFVPFAPSGEPGGTLFRSTPFDEVITAPNQLRWDPLPIPDAPTDFVEGITSIAGNGDLFTQAGIAVHIYRCNRGMGNRYFYNADGEMLIVPELGRIGILTELGAMQVGPGEIAVLPRGVRFKVELADGQARGYICENYGAQFRLPDLGPIGANGLANPRDFETPVAWYEEKDEPCEIVQKFGGNLWSCESDHSPLDVVAWHGNYAPYKYDLRRFNTIGSISFDHPDPSIFTVLTSPSGEAGVANCDFAIFPDRWLVGEDTFRPPWYHRNTMSEYMGLIYGQYDAKEEGFVPGGGSLHNQMSAHGPDLDAFEKASNAELKPQKLAGTMAFMFESRYIIRPTRFAMECPELQPDYYAVWQGLKKNVEA